In Desulfomonile tiedjei DSM 6799, a genomic segment contains:
- a CDS encoding polysaccharide biosynthesis/export family protein, translating to MPSPFRPSPGPQKTPQAYDLAQAFDIACRNYRLGPGDNLRVLFQTEWSIPRGTYTLDTLDEIEVEFILDPALNRKAVIRPDGMITLPGIGEVQAAGVTPDHLAKIISEKYQETEIFGKEDDRQLKQYKLVTVHVLSFYQKVKRLVESLTTLTGGQQLTVVVNPDGNIDLPLLEQRILAAGSTVREVEKTVNTLYRRGPLQHVVASVSLQEGKSRKVYVMGEVTRPGAYDITQPITALHAIALAGGHNSRTADLTSVILVSKDIYGKPIGRRLDLKKILDVGDMGSAIMVKPYDVLFVPNTYVADLRLFMEQYILTITDFATLRNLINQ from the coding sequence ATGCCTTCGCCTTTCAGACCATCACCCGGACCGCAGAAAACCCCTCAAGCATACGATTTGGCGCAGGCTTTCGATATCGCATGCAGGAATTATCGCTTGGGGCCGGGCGACAATCTGCGAGTTCTTTTTCAGACGGAATGGAGTATACCCAGAGGTACCTATACCCTTGACACCCTCGATGAAATCGAAGTGGAATTTATTCTCGATCCTGCATTGAACAGAAAAGCAGTGATCAGGCCCGACGGAATGATCACTCTTCCGGGTATCGGAGAAGTCCAGGCCGCTGGGGTGACTCCGGACCATCTCGCCAAAATCATCTCAGAGAAATACCAGGAAACGGAGATCTTTGGAAAAGAAGATGACAGGCAGCTCAAGCAATATAAGCTTGTGACTGTTCATGTTCTCAGTTTTTATCAAAAGGTTAAGAGACTTGTAGAATCGCTGACTACGCTTACTGGGGGGCAGCAACTGACAGTAGTCGTTAATCCTGACGGCAATATCGATCTACCCCTTCTGGAACAGAGAATATTGGCTGCCGGGAGTACGGTAAGAGAAGTCGAAAAAACCGTTAATACCCTGTACAGGCGAGGTCCGCTTCAGCATGTGGTTGCATCGGTTTCTCTGCAAGAGGGGAAATCGCGAAAAGTGTACGTAATGGGAGAAGTCACCCGACCCGGAGCATACGACATAACCCAGCCGATAACTGCCCTGCATGCAATAGCTCTTGCGGGTGGTCATAATTCCAGGACTGCCGATCTCACGAGTGTAATTCTCGTTTCAAAGGATATTTACGGGAAACCTATTGGAAGACGACTGGATCTCAAGAAGATTCTTGACGTGGGGGACATGGGGTCAGCGATCATGGTCAAACCATACGATGTTCTTTTCGTTCCGAACACTTACGTGGCTGACCTGAGACTTTTCATGGAACAATATATTCTGACGATAACAGACTTTGCGACCTTGAGGAACTTGATCAACCAGTAG